The region AGCCGTGACGGCCATCGCCAACGACTACGGCTTCGACCAGCTCTACGCCCGGCAGGTGCGGGGCCACGGCAGGCCCGGAGACGTCCTCATCCTCTTCTCCACCAGCGGCGCGAGCCCCAACCTGCTGGCCGCAGTGCAGGCCGCACACGCTGCCGGGCTGCGGACCTGGGCGTTGACCGGCCGGGCGCCGAATCCGCTCGCGGCGGCCTGTGAGGACTTCATTGCCATTGATGCACCGGCAGCAAATGCACAGGAGGCCCATCTGGTTGCCCTGCATGCCCTCTGCCGGTCCTTTGACGCCGAGATTGAACGGCTCACCGCTGCAGGAGGAACCGCGTGAAGACAATCGTAGTGGTGGGTGATGTCCTGCTGGACACGGACATTTCCGGCTCGGCCCAGCGCCTCTCCCCCGATGCGCCCGTGCCCGTGGTGGACGTGGACGACGTCGGACGCCGGGCCGGCGGAGCGGGCCTGGTGGCGCGCCTGCTGGAGCGGGACGGCCGGCAGGTCCATCTGGTGACGGTACTCTCCGACGACGACGCCTCCGGGCTGCTGCGGACCGCGCTGGCCGGCATCCCCCTGACCTCCGGCCCGTCCGACGCTCCCACCCCGGTAAAGACGCGGATCCGGGCCGGCACCCACGCCGTGGTCCGCTTCGACCAGGGCTGCTCCCCCGCCCCGGTCCCTGCGGTCACCGCGCAGATGCTGTCCGTGGTCGCGGCGGCCGATGCGGTGGTGGTTGCCGACTACGGCCGCGGGCTCACGGCCAACCCGGCCCTCCGGGACCTGCTGGGGACCTTGGCAGGGCGTATCCCCGTGGTCTGGGACCCGCACCCGGCCGGGGCCGATCCGGTGCCCGGGGTTGCGGCAGTGACGCCGAACCTGGCTGAGGCCCTGTCCGCTGCCGGGGAGGCACCGGGCGGGGT is a window of Arthrobacter sp. zg-Y1171 DNA encoding:
- a CDS encoding SIS domain-containing protein codes for the protein MSIESPVTAPVSGPEQAVLDHLAQAQPALLSLQRQARHLTEWGLELAARLLAGHRLLTAGNGGSAAEAQHLSAELVGRFDGERRPFSAIALHAETSAVTAIANDYGFDQLYARQVRGHGRPGDVLILFSTSGASPNLLAAVQAAHAAGLRTWALTGRAPNPLAAACEDFIAIDAPAANAQEAHLVALHALCRSFDAEIERLTAAGGTA